The nucleotide sequence CCAGACAGTTGTGCCTGCAACCGGCTTGCCCTCGGCGTCGGTCCAAGTGAAGGCAGCTCCGCCCCAGACTTGGACATCGATTCCCAAGTGCCGCTTGTACCAAGCCTGCAGTGATGGAGCGTCTTTGGCCTTGAAGAAGATGCCGCCGATGCCAGTGACTCGTTTCATGTGACCTCCGATGCGCGGTGGTGGTGAGAGGGAGGTTTCTTCTGCGGCCTCAACGTCGCGCCTGACGCGCGCGCCCGCCGGCGCGGCGCTTGCGGCTTTGTGCAAGCGCCGTGACTGGACGGACTGGCGGGTCCACGCAGCAGCCTATGAGGCCTCCACCGCAGTTTCTGCCACACTTCACTTGCATCTACCAGCCTGATTCCCACGGTATTCGGGTTCGCCTCCAACTGCATTTCCGTGAACGGCCCGGAAATAGCGTGCGTCTTGACGTCCACGACCACCACGCCGTCGGGATTCCCCGGCGAGTCACCGACGCGGTCGGCCAGGATGAACCCGGCATTCCAGCCGACTCGGCAAACACGGAACTGAACTTCCTCCCTTCCCGTGACGGACTGCTGGCCATCTACCAGATAGGAATTTCAAGCTTCGTCGCGCGGCTCGTGCTGTGCGAATGCGCCGCGTGAGAATGGCGCGGCGCCGCCTACGACCCCACCGTCTTCCCGCAGTACCTGCACACCTTCGCCGCCGCCTTGATCGTCTCCGCGCAGTAGGGGCAGGCGCGCGTCGCTCCCGTCGCGACCGACGGGGCGTTCGAGTCGCGCGCCTGGGCGCTTTCGATCAGCTGCTTGATCCTTACGGCGTCGTCCTTGCGGTGGCCGTGGCTCGCGATCGGGTCCGAGCCTCCCGACGACTCGATCAGGATGTCGGACCACACGATGCCGGTCTCGATCCGGACCGACGCGATCCGGTTCAGGTGGATGCTGATCTCGTTCTTCGTGAACAGCGTCCGCGTGCGCTTGACGACGAACGTGTCCCCGACCTCGATCACCGTGGGGAACAGGTGGTTCCCCTGGGTCAGCCGGCTCGCGGCGAACGATTCCACGGGCATGGCGGCTCCGATCTACGCCCACGCGATCAGGCCGGTCTCGTGCATCCGGCCGAGGTCCTCGTGGCGCGGCAACACGCGAACCGTCAGCCCCTGCGTGCCGCTGGTCCGGCAGGGGATCTTCGCGGAGAACAGGCGGCCACCGGCGGGGTCCGGCCCCACGGGCTGCATCTCCACGACCTCCGGATGGACGATCTCGCGGCTCTCGCGGAGCTTCCCGAGGTAGACCTGCACCACGACGTCGGAAGGCTCGAGGCCGCCGGTCTCGAGCCAGGCCTTGACCTCGAAGGGCTTCCCGACCCGGGTGTCCTCCGGCAGGACGACCTCGACGCGGAGGACCTTGACCCCTCCCCATGCCTGGCGCACGCGCTCCTTCCAGCGGGCCAGCTCGCGGGCGCGACGGAACCGGTCCTCCTCGAGCCGGGACCGCCGCTCGCGCGCCGGGGCGTACCCCGCCACCATGTACTGGTGGACCATCCGGTTCGTGTTGAAGACCGGGCACAGGTCCCCCATGGCGGTCTTCATCAGCGCGATCCAGCCTCGCGGGAGATGGTCGGCGCCGCGCGTGTAGTAGAGCGGCACCACCTCGGCCTCGAGGAGGTCGTAGAGCGCACCCGCCTCGACCCGGTCCTGGTAGTCCAGCTCCCGGTAGTCCTCTCCCTTGCCGATCCCCCATCCGGTGCGTTGCGAGCAGGCCTCGTCCCACCACCCGTCGGGGATGCTGAGGTTCAACGCGCCGTTGAACGCCGCCTTCATCCCGCTGGTGCCGCTGGCCTCCATCGGGCGCCGCGGCGTGTTGAGCCAGACGTCGACGCCCTGCACCAGGTAGCGCGCGACCACCTGGTCGTAGTCCTCGATGAACACCAGGCGTCGCCGGAACTCGGGGCGCCGTGCGAGCTGGATGATCTCGCGGATCAGCTGCTTCCCCGGCTCGTCCCTCGGGTGCGCCTTCCCCGCGAACACGATCTGGACCGGCCGGCCGGGAGCGTTCAGGATCCGCTCGAGACGCGCTGGGTCGCGCAGCAGCAGAGTCCCCCGCTTGTAGGTCGCGAAGCGCCGGGCGAAGCCGATGGTCAGCGCGTCGGCGTCCAGGACCTCCTCGGCCTGGGCGATCTCGGACATGCCGGCTCCCCGCGCCTCGAGCTGCGCCTGGAGCCGCCGGCGCGCGAACGCCACCAGGCGCTCGCGCCGGCGCGCGTGGGTCCTCCACAGCTCCTCCCCCGGGATCTGCTCGCCCCGCGCCCAGACCCTCGTGTCGCCCGGCTCCTCGGACCAGCGCGGCCCGAGGTACCGGTCGTACAGGTTCCGCATCTCGTCGGAGATCCAGGACTGCGGGTGCACCCCGTTGGTCACGTGGGTGATCGGGATCTCGTCCAGGGGAACGCCGGGCCAGACCTCCTGCCACATCCGCCGGGAGACCTCGCCGTGCAGCCGGCTCACGCCGTTGGCGAACCCCGAGGTCCGGATCGCCAGCACGGCCATGTTGAACGGCTCGTCCCTCCGGCCGGGGTGGACCCTGCCGAGATCGAGGAACGCCTCGCGGTCGAGCGACAGCTCTCCGCGGAACCCCGCGAAGTAGCGCTCCATGAGGTCGGGCTCGAACACGTCGATGCCGGCGGGGACCGGCGTGTGCGTGGTGAAGACGCCGCTGGCCGCCGCCACCTCCTGCGCCTCGCGGAACGAGAGGCGCTGCTCCCGCATCAGGAGGCGCACCCGCTCGAGGCCCAGGAACGCGCAGTGCCCCTCGTTCATGTGGAACACCCGGGGCCTGAGGCCGAGGGCGTCGAGCATCCGAACCCCTCCGATCCCGAGGACGATCTCCTGCCGGATCCGCATCTCGCCGTCGCCGCCGTACAGCTCGGCGGTGACGTCCTGCAGGTCCGCCGGGTTCTCCGCGATGTTGGCGTCGAGCAGCACCAGGGTCACCCGGCCGACCTGGGCCCGCCACGGCCGCAGCGCGAGCGGGCGACCCGCGAGGTCCACGGTGACCCGCACGGGCCTTCCCCCCTCGCCGTGGAGCGGCCGCACCGGCAGGACGGAGAAATCGTTGACCGGGTAGCGCTCCTGCTGCCACCCCTCGGCGGTCAGGTACTGCCGGAAGTATCCGTTCTGGTAGAGGAGCCCGACCCCGACGAGGGGCAGGCCCAGCTCGCTGGCCGACTTCAGGTGGTCGCCGGCGAGGATGCCGAGCCCCCCCGAGTAGATCGGCAGGCTCTCGGTCAGGCCGAACTCCATGGAGAGGTATGCGACCTCCGGGGTCGCCCAGGAGCCGTAGTTCTTCTGATGCCAGGTCCCGGTCCCCTCGACGTACTCCGAGAGCGCGGCGGCGACGCGGTCCATTTGCGCGAGGAACGCCTCGTCCTGAGCGGCCTCCTCGAGCCGCTCCTGCGGGATGCTCCCGAGCATCAGGACCGGGTTGTGCCCGCTTTCCTCCCACAGATCGCGATCGAGCCTGCGGAACAGGCTGATCGTCTCGTGGTCCCAGGACCAGCGGAGGTTGTAAGCGACCTCCTCGAGCGCGGCGAGCCGC is from Terriglobia bacterium and encodes:
- a CDS encoding zinc ribbon domain-containing protein → MPVESFAASRLTQGNHLFPTVIEVGDTFVVKRTRTLFTKNEISIHLNRIASVRIETGIVWSDILIESSGGSDPIASHGHRKDDAVRIKQLIESAQARDSNAPSVATGATRACPYCAETIKAAAKVCRYCGKTVGS
- the glgP gene encoding alpha-glucan family phosphorylase, producing the protein MRPVKTFHVKPALPERLAALEEVAYNLRWSWDHETISLFRRLDRDLWEESGHNPVLMLGSIPQERLEEAAQDEAFLAQMDRVAAALSEYVEGTGTWHQKNYGSWATPEVAYLSMEFGLTESLPIYSGGLGILAGDHLKSASELGLPLVGVGLLYQNGYFRQYLTAEGWQQERYPVNDFSVLPVRPLHGEGGRPVRVTVDLAGRPLALRPWRAQVGRVTLVLLDANIAENPADLQDVTAELYGGDGEMRIRQEIVLGIGGVRMLDALGLRPRVFHMNEGHCAFLGLERVRLLMREQRLSFREAQEVAAASGVFTTHTPVPAGIDVFEPDLMERYFAGFRGELSLDREAFLDLGRVHPGRRDEPFNMAVLAIRTSGFANGVSRLHGEVSRRMWQEVWPGVPLDEIPITHVTNGVHPQSWISDEMRNLYDRYLGPRWSEEPGDTRVWARGEQIPGEELWRTHARRRERLVAFARRRLQAQLEARGAGMSEIAQAEEVLDADALTIGFARRFATYKRGTLLLRDPARLERILNAPGRPVQIVFAGKAHPRDEPGKQLIREIIQLARRPEFRRRLVFIEDYDQVVARYLVQGVDVWLNTPRRPMEASGTSGMKAAFNGALNLSIPDGWWDEACSQRTGWGIGKGEDYRELDYQDRVEAGALYDLLEAEVVPLYYTRGADHLPRGWIALMKTAMGDLCPVFNTNRMVHQYMVAGYAPARERRSRLEEDRFRRARELARWKERVRQAWGGVKVLRVEVVLPEDTRVGKPFEVKAWLETGGLEPSDVVVQVYLGKLRESREIVHPEVVEMQPVGPDPAGGRLFSAKIPCRTSGTQGLTVRVLPRHEDLGRMHETGLIAWA